Proteins from a genomic interval of Callospermophilus lateralis isolate mCalLat2 chromosome 1, mCalLat2.hap1, whole genome shotgun sequence:
- the Eomes gene encoding eomesodermin homolog isoform X1 produces the protein MQLGEQLLVSSVNLPSAHFYPLESARGGGGGSTSHLPGAAPSPQRLDLDKAPKKFSSSLSCEAGNGETDASAGAPVAMLSDADAGDTFASASTVTKPGPPDGRKGSPCGEEELPSAAAAAAAAAAAAAATARYSMDSLSSERYYLQSPGPQGSELAAPCSLFPYQAAAGAPHGSVYPAPNGARYPYGSMLPPGGFPAAVCPPGRAQFGPGAGAGSGAGSSGGGGGGPGAYQYSQGAPLYGPYPGAAAAASCGGLGALGVPGSGFRAHVYLCNRPLWLKFHRHQTEMIITKQGRRMFPFLSFNINGLNPTAHYNVFVEVVLADPNHWRFQGGKWVTCGKADNNMQGNKMYVHPESPNTGSHWMRQEISFGKLKLTNNKGANNNNTQMIVLQSLHKYQPRLHIVEVTEDGVEDLNEPSKTQTFTFSETQFIAVTAYQNTDITQLKIDHNPFAKGFRDNYDSMYTASENDRLTPSPTDSPRSHQIVPGGRYGVQSFFPEPFVNTLPQARYYNGERTVPQTNGLLSPQQSEEVANPPQRWLVTPVQQPGTNKLDIGSYESEYTSSTLLPYGIKSLPLQTSHALGYYPDPTFPAMAGWGGRGSYQRKMAAGLPWASRTSPPVFSEDQLSKEKVKEEIGSSWIETPPSIKSLDSNDSGVYTSACKRRRLSPSTSSNDNSPSIKCEDINAEEYSKDTSKGMGGYYAFYTTP, from the exons ATGCAGTTAGGCGAGCAGCTCTTGGTGAGCTCTGTGAACCTACCCAGTGCGCACTTCTACCCGTTGGAGAGTGCGCGAGGCGGCGGCGGAGGGAGCACCAGCCACCTTCCTGGGGCTGCCCCCTCGCCCCAGAGGCTGGACTTAGACAAAGCACCCAAGAAGTTCTCCAGCAGCCTCTCGTGCGAGGCGGGGAACGGGGAAACTGACGCCAGCGCGGGGGCCCCCGTGGCCATGCTCAGTGACGCCGACGCCGGGGACACCTTTGCCAGCGCCTCTACAGTGACCAAGCCAGGACCCCCGGACGGCCGCAAGGGCTCCCCCTGCGGAGAGGAGGAGCTGCCTTctgccgctgccgccgccgccgccgccgccgctgctgcCGCAGCCACCGCGCGCTACTCCATGGACAGCCTGAGCTCGGAGCGCTACTATCTTCAGTCTCCCGGGCCTCAAGGCTCTGAGCTGGCTGCGCCCTGCTCTCTCTTCCCGTACCAGGCAGCGGCCGGGGCGCCTCATGGATCTGTTTATCCGGCTCCCAACGGCGCGCGTTACCCCTATGGCTCCATGCTGCCCCCCGGTGGATTCCCCGCAGCTGTGTGCCCACCTGGGAGGGCACAATTCGGTCCTGGAGCCGGCGCGGGCAGTGGTGCAGGCAGCAGCGGCGGCGGGGGCGGCGGCCCAGGTGCCTATCAGTATAGCCAGGGGGCCCCGCTCTACGGGCCGTACCCTGGAGCAGCAGCGGCCGCCTCTTGCGGAGGATTGGGGGCCCTGGGGGTTCCCGGTTCCGGCTTCCGCGCCCACGTCTACCTGTGCAACCGGCCTCTGTGGCTTAAATTCCATCGTCACCAAACTGAGATGATCATTACGAAACAGGGCAG GCGCATGTTTCCTTTCTTGAGCTTCAACATAAACGGACTCAATCCCACTGCCCACTACAACGTGTTCGTAGAGGTGGTTCTGGCGGACCCAAACCACTGGCGCTTCCAGGGGGGCAAGTGGGTGACCTGCGGCAAAGCCGACAATAACATGCAGG GAAACAAAATGTATGTTCACCCAGAGTCTCCTAATACTGGCTCCCACTGGATGAGACAGGAAATTTCCTTTGGGAAATTAAAACTCACCAATAACAAAGGAGCAAATAACAACAACACCCAG ATGATAGTCTTACAGTCTTTACACAAATACCAACCACGACTGCACATTGTGGAAGTGACAGAGGATGGTGTGGAGGACTTGAATGAGCCCTCGAAGACCCAAACCTTTACCTTCTCAGAAACACAGTTCATTGCAGTGACTGCATATCAAAACACTGAT ATTACTCAACTAAAGATTGATCATAACCCCTTTGCAAAAGGCTTCAGGGACAACTATGATTC CATGTACACCGCTTCAGAAAATGACAGGTTAACTCCATCTCCCACGGATTCTCCTAGATCCCACCAGATTGTCCCTGGAGGTCGGTACGGCGTTCAGTCCTTCTTCCCGGAGCCCTTTGTCAACACTTTACCTCAAGCCCGATATTATAATGGCGAGAGAACCGTGCCACAGACCAACGGCCTCCTTTCACCCCAACAGAGCGAAGAGGTGGCCAACCCTCCCCAGCGATGGCTTGTCACGCCTGTCCAGCAACCTGGGACCAACAAACTAGACATCGGTTCCTATGAATCTGAATATACTTCCAGTACCTTGCTCCCATATGGTATTAAATCCTTGCCCCTCCAGACATCCCATGCCCTGGGGTATTACCCTGACCCAACCTTCCCTGCAATGGCAGGGTGGGGAGGTCGAGGCTCTTACCAGAGGAAGATGGCAGCTGGACTACCGTGGGCCTCCAGAACCAGCCCTCCTGTATTCTCTGAAGATCAGCTCTCCAAGGAGAAAGTCAAAGAAGAAATTGGCTCTTCTTGGATAGAAACACCTCCTTCCATCAAGTCTCTAGATTCCAATGATTCAGGGGTATACACCAGTGCTTGTAAGCGAAGGCGGCTGTCTCCTAGCACCTCCAGTAATGACAATTCTCCCTCCATAAAGTGTGAAGACATTAATGCTGAAGAGTACAGTAAAGACACCTCAAAAGGCATGGGGGGGTATTATGCTTTTTATACAACTCCCTAA
- the Eomes gene encoding eomesodermin homolog isoform X2 produces the protein MQLGEQLLVSSVNLPSAHFYPLESARGGGGGSTSHLPGAAPSPQRLDLDKAPKKFSSSLSCEAGNGETDASAGAPVAMLSDADAGDTFASASTVTKPGPPDGRKGSPCGEEELPSAAAAAAAAAAAAAATARYSMDSLSSERYYLQSPGPQGSELAAPCSLFPYQAAAGAPHGSVYPAPNGARYPYGSMLPPGGFPAAVCPPGRAQFGPGAGAGSGAGSSGGGGGGPGAYQYSQGAPLYGPYPGAAAAASCGGLGALGVPGSGFRAHVYLCNRPLWLKFHRHQTEMIITKQGRRMFPFLSFNINGLNPTAHYNVFVEVVLADPNHWRFQGGKWVTCGKADNNMQGNKMYVHPESPNTGSHWMRQEISFGKLKLTNNKGANNNNTQMIVLQSLHKYQPRLHIVEVTEDGVEDLNEPSKTQTFTFSETQFIAVTAYQNTDITQLKIDHNPFAKGFRDNYDSSHQIVPGGRYGVQSFFPEPFVNTLPQARYYNGERTVPQTNGLLSPQQSEEVANPPQRWLVTPVQQPGTNKLDIGSYESEYTSSTLLPYGIKSLPLQTSHALGYYPDPTFPAMAGWGGRGSYQRKMAAGLPWASRTSPPVFSEDQLSKEKVKEEIGSSWIETPPSIKSLDSNDSGVYTSACKRRRLSPSTSSNDNSPSIKCEDINAEEYSKDTSKGMGGYYAFYTTP, from the exons ATGCAGTTAGGCGAGCAGCTCTTGGTGAGCTCTGTGAACCTACCCAGTGCGCACTTCTACCCGTTGGAGAGTGCGCGAGGCGGCGGCGGAGGGAGCACCAGCCACCTTCCTGGGGCTGCCCCCTCGCCCCAGAGGCTGGACTTAGACAAAGCACCCAAGAAGTTCTCCAGCAGCCTCTCGTGCGAGGCGGGGAACGGGGAAACTGACGCCAGCGCGGGGGCCCCCGTGGCCATGCTCAGTGACGCCGACGCCGGGGACACCTTTGCCAGCGCCTCTACAGTGACCAAGCCAGGACCCCCGGACGGCCGCAAGGGCTCCCCCTGCGGAGAGGAGGAGCTGCCTTctgccgctgccgccgccgccgccgccgccgctgctgcCGCAGCCACCGCGCGCTACTCCATGGACAGCCTGAGCTCGGAGCGCTACTATCTTCAGTCTCCCGGGCCTCAAGGCTCTGAGCTGGCTGCGCCCTGCTCTCTCTTCCCGTACCAGGCAGCGGCCGGGGCGCCTCATGGATCTGTTTATCCGGCTCCCAACGGCGCGCGTTACCCCTATGGCTCCATGCTGCCCCCCGGTGGATTCCCCGCAGCTGTGTGCCCACCTGGGAGGGCACAATTCGGTCCTGGAGCCGGCGCGGGCAGTGGTGCAGGCAGCAGCGGCGGCGGGGGCGGCGGCCCAGGTGCCTATCAGTATAGCCAGGGGGCCCCGCTCTACGGGCCGTACCCTGGAGCAGCAGCGGCCGCCTCTTGCGGAGGATTGGGGGCCCTGGGGGTTCCCGGTTCCGGCTTCCGCGCCCACGTCTACCTGTGCAACCGGCCTCTGTGGCTTAAATTCCATCGTCACCAAACTGAGATGATCATTACGAAACAGGGCAG GCGCATGTTTCCTTTCTTGAGCTTCAACATAAACGGACTCAATCCCACTGCCCACTACAACGTGTTCGTAGAGGTGGTTCTGGCGGACCCAAACCACTGGCGCTTCCAGGGGGGCAAGTGGGTGACCTGCGGCAAAGCCGACAATAACATGCAGG GAAACAAAATGTATGTTCACCCAGAGTCTCCTAATACTGGCTCCCACTGGATGAGACAGGAAATTTCCTTTGGGAAATTAAAACTCACCAATAACAAAGGAGCAAATAACAACAACACCCAG ATGATAGTCTTACAGTCTTTACACAAATACCAACCACGACTGCACATTGTGGAAGTGACAGAGGATGGTGTGGAGGACTTGAATGAGCCCTCGAAGACCCAAACCTTTACCTTCTCAGAAACACAGTTCATTGCAGTGACTGCATATCAAAACACTGAT ATTACTCAACTAAAGATTGATCATAACCCCTTTGCAAAAGGCTTCAGGGACAACTATGATTC ATCCCACCAGATTGTCCCTGGAGGTCGGTACGGCGTTCAGTCCTTCTTCCCGGAGCCCTTTGTCAACACTTTACCTCAAGCCCGATATTATAATGGCGAGAGAACCGTGCCACAGACCAACGGCCTCCTTTCACCCCAACAGAGCGAAGAGGTGGCCAACCCTCCCCAGCGATGGCTTGTCACGCCTGTCCAGCAACCTGGGACCAACAAACTAGACATCGGTTCCTATGAATCTGAATATACTTCCAGTACCTTGCTCCCATATGGTATTAAATCCTTGCCCCTCCAGACATCCCATGCCCTGGGGTATTACCCTGACCCAACCTTCCCTGCAATGGCAGGGTGGGGAGGTCGAGGCTCTTACCAGAGGAAGATGGCAGCTGGACTACCGTGGGCCTCCAGAACCAGCCCTCCTGTATTCTCTGAAGATCAGCTCTCCAAGGAGAAAGTCAAAGAAGAAATTGGCTCTTCTTGGATAGAAACACCTCCTTCCATCAAGTCTCTAGATTCCAATGATTCAGGGGTATACACCAGTGCTTGTAAGCGAAGGCGGCTGTCTCCTAGCACCTCCAGTAATGACAATTCTCCCTCCATAAAGTGTGAAGACATTAATGCTGAAGAGTACAGTAAAGACACCTCAAAAGGCATGGGGGGGTATTATGCTTTTTATACAACTCCCTAA